The Theropithecus gelada isolate Dixy chromosome 11, Tgel_1.0, whole genome shotgun sequence genome includes a region encoding these proteins:
- the HIGD1C gene encoding HIG1 domain family member 1C, which yields MSSDNQWSAEEDEGQLSRLIRKSRDSPFVPVGIAGFVSVVSYGLYKLKYRRDQKVSIHLIHMRVAAQGFVVGAVTLGVLYSMYKDHIRPRFFSESKK from the exons atgtcttcagataaccAGTGGTCAGCAGAAGAGGATGAAGGCCAATTATCCCGACTAATCAGGAAATCTAGAGACTCCCCCTTTGTCCCTGTAG GTATAGCAGGCTTTGTGTCTGTGGTGTCCTATGGTCTTTACAAGTTAAAGTACAGAAGAGATCAGAAAGTGTCAATTCATCTTATTCACATGAGAGTTGCTGCCCAAGGATTTGTTGTCGGAGCTGTGACTCTAG GTGTTCTCTATTCTATGTATAAGGATCACATTAGACCTCGATTCTTCAGTGAGTCCAAAAAATGA